In Motacilla alba alba isolate MOTALB_02 chromosome 17, Motacilla_alba_V1.0_pri, whole genome shotgun sequence, the DNA window GCTTGAACAGCACAGTGCTACTCACAATATTTGCAGCTCTGACGTGCATCTCGTAGTTATCCTGTTCACCCTGGGTTGCTCGAGAGACTTGAGTTTCATCCTCGATCTAAAGAAAAAAGGTGCACAAATCTGTCCCCACATACTTAAAATTCAAATAGACAATTACTACGTTATAAGGTACAATGTATGGGAATATTTATGTGGATACGTGTGTGAATTTCCTATAAATGTGGGCATGTGTGTGAATTTCCTATACATGTAGATACGCGTGTGAATTTCCTATACATGTGTGGGTACATGTGTGAATTTCCTATACATGTAGATATGGGTGTGAATTTCCTACATGTCTGGGTACGTGTGTGAATTTCCTGTAGATGTGGATATGTGTGTGAATTTCCTGTAGATGTGAAATGAGATCCCTCATTATGCAAGTGAAATTTACATCCGTGTGTGAATTACAGTTCAATTCACAcggtgtccaaggccaggctgaacaggacttggagcagcctggtctggcaGAAGGcgtctctgcccatggcaggggtgggacgAGACaatctttaagatccctttaAAGCCTTTAACACTGGGGGATTCTACGAAAGGCTCCCCCCTCACAGCCCCTTCTTCTTCGCGTACCCCCGCCCTTCTCCGCTTAGCACCCGGCGCGCTCCCATGGGGTGCTCAGGCCCACCTTGGCCGTCTTGATGATCTCGGTGAAGTTGTCCATGATGGATTTGACATCGTCCTTGAGGCGCTTGTTGTAGGACTGCAGCAGGGTCTCCTTGCTCTGCGGCAGCACCCGGGGCTGCGCCATGGCCGCGCCTCCCCTcacggccccggccccgccccgcgctcTCGCGAGACCCCGCGCGCCGTAGATATCTCCCGGCATGCCCCGCTCCGCCTCTCTCTCCCGCCGCCCAAGATGGTGAGCgatggcggcggcgcgggggggccGGGGTTATCCGCCGCCATCGGGGGTCATCCACCTCCATCGGGGGTCATCCGCCGCTGCCGATGGGGCGTGGTAGCGCCGCGAGGGTGCTCGGCTGGCGAGGGAGGCGGTGGAGCGGTGTTTCGTGCCTGATGTGCGGTGATGGGGGAAGGCCGCGTATGGGCCTGGCAGCCAGGCCGGGAGCCTGCGGCTGCTGCCGGCTCGGgcagcccggccgggccgcAGGGCCTTCCCGGGGTGGCTCCGGTCAGTAACGCGCTGTGGGGGTGTCTCGGCTGCTCTCGGGGAAGCGATCATCACGCTCGCTAATCCTTTTCCGTCTCGAGGTGGTTTGTAAACCTTGTACGTGTAAAGCAAAGGATTTCTTGTCTCTCTGGGAGAGCAGGGCGAGCATGGGAGGCTGATGGGAGCATTTCCCAGGCCGATgaaatgcctgggaaaacaaatgcatttccaGGGTGGGCTGGTAATTTCCAAACACGCAAGTTTTGGAGGCAAAAGAAGGCAGAGTGTGTTTCTTTCTTGCAGCCGAAGGGAAAGAAGGCCAAGGGCAAGAAGGTGGCACCGGCCCCTGCTGTAGTCAAGAAGCAGGAGGCCAAGAAGGTTGTTAATCCCCTCTTTGAGAAGAGGCCCAAGAACTTTGGCATTGGTGAGTAAGTGGATATTTGGGATAGTCGCTCCcatgtgttttttcttgttcaaTGAACAGATGTTTAAGTTATAACCATTAAAAACCACTGCAGACTTTGTGCAGTGCGAGGCGCAGATGATGTGAAAGAATATTTGCTATCTGAGTGGTCGTGCTGACACCTCACCACCAAGATCACTGATGCTCCTGTGCCTCTcccgtgctgctgctctggatttGGGGCAGCCCCGAGCTAAAGGCTGTGTTTTTTTTAGGACAGGATATCCAGCCCAAGCGTGACCTCACACGGTTTGTGAAATGGCCCCGCTACATTCGGCTGCAGCGCCAGAGGTCCATCCTCTACAAGCGCCTCAAGGTGCCTCCTGCCATCAACCAGTTCACCCAGGCCCTGGACCGCCAGACAGGTGAGCGTGTGCCCCTCACGGTTCTCGTGGCTTGGGCTGTAAATGGGATGTGCCTCAGAAAAGGGCAAAGAAACCACAATGAGCTTTAAAGCCAGGCTGGAAGTGTTTTAGGGAGGCTTTAATAGTGACCAGGGTGGTGTCAAAATCGGTTTGCTGGCTTAAATCTTGGATTGCTGCTGTGTACCCTGAAAAGGGATTTAGAAAATAGTAAAGCTTTATTTACTGACCCAAACCCTGCATTAAATCTTAACTGTGATTCCATTCTTCCAGCTTGATGCAGACCTACCCAGGATGGTATAAACAGATTACTTGAGACATCTGTGGGAGTGCAGGTTTTGGGGGAAGACTGGCACTGAAAGAAGAGGGGATTTAGGGGTCTTTTGTGGATGCAAAAAACTTTAAACCTGTGTAGAAtaatttcctcctctttctttgaAAGAGCCATGCAGCACCTCTGACCATAACTGCTGTGGCACTTCCTCATCCAGTCAAGGAGCTCTGAGTGCCATCAGAGCTGCATGCCAGTTGGGGCTCTCAGGGTGCTCTTCTCTTGGACTGTGCAGATGATGATCActttttgctgtgaaaaaaaaatgtgctgacAACCACCAAGATCGCTGATGCACggcagtgtttttaaaaaagaacgCTCAGATTTTCAGGTCACGCAACTAATTAGTAGGTGTTTTCTTCCAGCCACGCAGCTTCTGAAGCTGGCACACAAATACAGGCCTGAAAATAAGCAGGAGAagaagcagaggctgctggctcgtgctgagcagaaagctgcagggaagggagatgCTCCAACCAAGCGGCCACCCGTCCTCCGAGCAGGTAACTTTGTGCCTGAGCTGGTGGAACATGGGAGTGGGGCACTttgggagagagagaaaactgatGAAGAGTTGGTTCTTCAGCCAGCCTTGGACAAGCTATGGCAATGATGTTATGAATTTCTTCACCTGAGCTCAAAGTGAAGAGCAAAATAGACGAGCTTTTTAACCCTGAGCTTTAGCAAATTGTCCATGGAATGTCTTTGTGCCACTGTAGATGTAGAAAGTTTTTGTGACTTTCCAGAGTGATGCTGTGCTATGGAATCAGAGTTGGCTTGCAAGAAAGCTCTGAGAATGGACTGAGAGGAATCAAAGCTTATCTGGAACTTGTTTTTCAGGTATCAATACTGTCACAACTCTGGTGGAGAACAAGAAAGCTCAGCTCGTCGTTATTGCCCACGATGTAGACCCCATTGAGGTGAGCCTGTTACAGGAACCTGTGTAACTCACGCTGGGGTCAGAAGTGCTTTTAAGGCAAAAATGGGTTTTAGGACAAACTGCATGAAAGAGAATGCACAAAAAAACAACACGTGTGCCAGAACCGGGATGCTTGTGCATGTTTGTAGCTGTCCTGGTCGGACAGTGAGGCTGGGCCCTTGCAATGATGTTTTGAATTTCTTCACCTGAAGCAGCAGTGAAGAGCAAAACGAGCTTTTTAACACTGAGCAATTGCCACAGCCCAGGCTGACAGCCAGCACAAAGGATGTTCTCCTGCAGTGTCtcagctctcccttccctttcagCTGGTGGTTTTCCTGCCGGCCCTGTGCCGCAAGATGGGAGTTCCCTACTGCATCATCAAgggcaaagccaggctgggcaggctggTGCACAGGAAGACCTGCACCTCTGTGGCCTTCACCCAGGTTAACCCGTAAGTGTTCTGGGAGCTCGCTTGATTGTCTTGTGGAGAAAGCAGACTGTCCTAAACAGGCTCTAGGCAGGTGGGTAACTTGGGTCtctctgaaataataaaataccaCATTTGTAGTGTGATAAAAAGGTCTGTCAAATCCTGAAGATGCAGATTATTTTGGTTTACCAAAAAGGTGTTTCTCTAAACTGAGGAGTGCAGATTTTGAGTGTTAACCCTTTGTCAGTGATGCTTTTGCTTAACCTGAAAAATTGGGTTGCCACTAAAAGCCCTCAAATTCTATGGCAAAATATTTATGGAGAAAGTTTAATCGAGGCTCTAAAGGAACTAAAACTGTCGTCAACAGGGAGGATAAGGGAGCCCTTGCAAAGCTGGTGGAGGCTGTCAAGACCAACTACAATGACAGATACGATGAGGTAAgattctgtgtgctgctggcctTGTCTTTTTACACTGTTAACGTTCCCAGAAGGAAGAAATGGGACATAGTAAACCAGTTTATACCTCCGTGTGTTACACCTAGGTTTGCTTACAGTGTACCCAGATTCTCTACCTGAGGATAAGGTAAAACGTGAAAGCTGTCAATAGGTTAGAAGTAAACAGCCCTGGAGCAAGGATTGTAGAGGGGACAACAGCTTTTGCTACCTAAACTCCAATATCCCAAATCCAGGAGTTACGGGATAGCTGAATCCAACATCCCTCATGGGGAAAGATTTAAGATTTCTCTTTGCTGCCCCAAAATGTAGTGCAGTGCTTGAAATGTGCTGGACATTTTAGTTGAGGGAGCTCTTCCCCTTGTGCAGAATTGAGTGCCACAGTGAGAGGTGGAGTGAGGTCTCTAACCTGTTGTCCCTTCCTTGCAGATCCGTCGTCACTGGGGCGGGAACGTCCTGGGTCCAAAATCGGTGGCTCGCATTGCGAAGCTGGAAAAAGCAAAGGCTAAAGAGCTGGCTACAAAGCTGGGCTGAAGATGTACTGCACTGCACCGTGTTCTCTGTACATAATAAACCCCAGCTGTTTCAGTGGTGTCTGTTCGTGGCAGTGTTCTAGGCAGGGAGTAGCACAGTGGCTTTGGTGTGTTTCTGTGCCTTCCATCCGGTGACAGACTAGTGCTGGGCAGAAACTGCTCCACAGAGCTGGTTATTGCTTACCTTGGAATAACTTTCCTTAATTACTAGTCCTGTGTAGTAACTCCTCTCTCTTGaacacacagctcagctgcacatGGGGGTTTGAAATTGTGTGGGTTGGGCTAGTTCTGGCTTTAAGCCTGGCTTGGTTTTGCAGCTCTAAATTGAAAATAGCTCTTGATTTCTCCTTAGGACTGCACACAGTGCTACAGCCGTCCACACTTGCAGTGAGGGCAGGCTGAGGGGGGAACAATCAAGACTTTCCTAAGTGCTGACTTGGTCTGGTGGCACTGTGGAGGCTACCAAGGCTCCAGCTGTGGTAGTTGGTTGTTTTTGCCAGCCCTCATCTTGCAAAGCCAcaggctgccttccccagctAGACCTGAGTCTGCACAGTAACCTCTAATTCAGGTTTGCTGCTGTTCATGTAAGATGTGTGATGCAAGTCACAAGGCAAAGACCTGAAGGCCTTTATttattctgcagctgctgtgagccATTCCTGACTTCAGGAAGGACTTGCTGCAAATAGACTGATTCACAAAATCCTCTGGATttgtcttgaaagaaaaaaaattggagatgTTAAAATGTAGCTGACAAGCAACCACGTTAGAAAAATGTATTCTTGTGATTACTGTTGAAGTTCAGTGCTCCCAAGCTGCAGCCAGATCACACTGGTGGGAGCTCAGTTTGCAGGGATTGTTTAAAGTCTATGTGCAGCTTGATAATGTTTGCTCAAACTGCTCTGGAATTCCAGGTCCTTCAGTTATTTAGGACTGACCAGGCTCCTGTCATCCATAAAAGTCTGTCCTTGACTGTAGCACAAAGAtgtttcttccttcccctcacaGAGGTAGCTTCTGTATAAATTTCTTGTACCACAAGAAGGAAGTTGCAGCACACAAGCTGTACCTGTGAGAGAAAACCACATGTTGGCACCTCTGCAGGCTGGACTGGGCCTCCCCAAGAGCTGCACTAACCAAGTCAAACCACCTGGCACAAGCTATTTAGCTTAAAACTGGCATTTTGTAGCTCAAGggctctccagagcagcccaggcaggtCCCCCCAGGTGGGCTGCTCCCTTACCAGGTGACAATGTGCTcgtgtgctggggctgctcccttGCCAGGTGACAATGTGCTCATGTGCTGGGGCCCATCCCTTACCAGGTGACAATGTGCTCGTGTGCTGGGGCCCATCCCTTACCAGGTGACAATGTGCTCATGTGCTGGGGCTCATCCCTTACCAGGTGACAATGTACTGCATGTGCTCGTTCCGCAGGCTCACCCTGGTCTGGCCCCCGATGGGCCCCCCCGGGACTGTGCTTCCTGTGGGGACAACACAGCCAAGTTAAATCCTTACCTGCACAGCGTGGAGCTGCACTGTGTGTAAGAGGGGAAGAAGGTGATTAATCTGGTGGATACCCTGCTCTCCCTCAGACAGTGGTGGTCCCAAgttcccagaatcccagaatggtttgggttggaaaggaccttaaagcttaTCTCTATCTTATTCtaccccctgccgtgggcagggatgccttcctctgtcccaggttgctccaagctctgtccatcCTGgactggaacacttccagggatccagggacagccacagctgctctgggcaccctgtgcccgGGCCTCAGTACCCtccagggaagaattccttcccaatatcccatttaACCCTGCTCTTTGGCAGTTTGAAGCcactcccccttgtcctatctTTGATGCTGCTGACAAAAGTCCTCCTCCTCTTGTAGGCTCCCTGTCACCTTCCACACAGcgggctggcagagcacaggaagagaacagaggggaaagggagggagagtGGTGTAAGCtggatgtggggctgggctcctcTGTGACTTACTGAAGTCTGCATCGATGAAGATGGGCTCAGCACCGGTCACCTTGGCCATGGCCTCCAGGTCCCGGTAGTGCCAGCGGTTTTTTTCAATGTTGTTTTCAGGCACAAAgggtttccttttttctgttaaCCTCACCACCCCTGTGAGATCAATCTCATCTTCAATCTGAGGAGaagtgcagaaagaaaaaaggaatgtttCAAGATTGATTTCATATTCTGACCCATCAAGTCCTGTCAGGACAATGTGTCACTTGAGGGGTCTGAGCATAAATGACGTGGTTGTTCCCTGCAGTGGGACAGTGCTGtaacacagcagggaaaaaagcagaacaggaaCAGCTCCTTGTTTGTAAAACATGTTATTTACTTAACAAAAAGGTGGGAATTAAAGGTTTATTGTCTTTGAAAATTGCAATGACTAATTAAATCACCTCCTATGATGGTGAACGAAGCTCCTGCCTTTCTGGATTAGTGAGTGACGCCTCTGGGTAACCAAGGGGCACAAAGTAACACCCCCCATTCCCCAGATCCCCCTTACCTGTCCCTTCAGCCTGGTCTCTGGTTTCAGTTTCTTCCTGGGCACAAATCCTCGGTTGACTAAAATCGTGACCCTTTAATTACATAAAGAAGTAGTGCTCAGGAGTGGAAGGGAAtttattcctgctgctcccctaGAACTAAAGACCAAAGAAAGAAGCAACCCACGTGTTTGCTGCCACTTTTGCTGGCACCTGAATGCACATTATAAAGGaatttaaatacaatttcaaAAGGAGCCTCAGTGATGCCACAAACTGAGAGATACCTTTTAAGGCAGGcaaatataggttggatattaggaagaagtattttacagaaagggtgacaaagttctggaatggcctgcccagggaggttgtggagttaccatccctgggtgtgtttgataaagttctggaatggtctgcccggGGAGctggtggagtccccatccctgggtgtaTTTAAccaagcctggatgtggcactgggtgccagggttcagtggaggtgttggggctgggttgaACTCtatgatcttgaaggtctctaccaacccagtgattctgtgaattctgtgagtGATAGATACAAACCCAACCACCAGGATTCAGATTTTCCAAGGAGAAGTGAGTGCTCCCGTGGAGCAGGGCCCTCCTGAACTCACCCGAGCTCTGTGCAGTAGAAGGGGGTGACGACGTTGGCTCCGTTCTCCGGGTGGGATGTGATCCTGCCCGCCTCCCGCGCCTCCCGCTCGGGATCCAGCAGGGAGCGGGGCAGGATGTACAGCTCCTTGGAGTGGTCAAAACGCCCTCGGACCCGCACGGGTCTGTACTCCAACTCCTTCAGTTCCATGGGGCTGCAtggaacaagaggaaaaaaatcatggcaGTGCTAAGTGAGTTCAATCGGGAGATTTTATTGTGGGATTCTCCTTTTCCCTAATGGTTCACTCTGCATGGAGCCTGTTGGCAAACAGAGGCAGAAGACAAACAGCTCATGGAATATGGCTTAATGTATTTCAACTGTCCCAGAGAATCAAACAGAGATGATCAGGAGCATCCAGGGGGAAGTTCTTTTCCACAATATCTGCAACCCAGGTGTCACAGAGCCGGTGGACTCACTGCCCGTGCATGCAGCCATGGGAAGCGTTTCTTTCCCATCCCACACCATGAAATCCATCAACTGAGCCCTTCTGAGATTTGTGCCAGGTGACCAAGTGACCTTAAAAATCTCTCTCACATCTGACACAACTGCTCCacatgtcctgctgctgctccaagaCTCACTGTTGCAGTAACAATTCCTTTGGGACACCCCAGACACCCAAGTCCTCTTTCCCCAGTGGGATTAAAAATGCTATGAATTACATCCCACATTCTCCTGAACAGAGATTCATCCTTCCCCATGCATTTAGAGTAtcccacagaaaagaaatgacATATccttttactaaaaaaaaataaattatcaggATCTCTTTCTACTTTGCTGGCACATCCCAATTTCCATTGCATCCCTTCATTTTCATGCAGGTCAGTTCAGCACAAGCTCATTAGTGCATGGTCCATATCTAATATTCCCAGTGAGTGCTCTGTGGACAACAAACCATCCCTGTTTCCATACTCTAATGTCAGAGGGATGGGATCTGCTCTGATTCTGGATGCCAGCTGTGCAATCAAATCTAATTTCCACTTGCGCCGCTGCACCTGGAagtaaacaaacacaaaagtaaCTCCTTAGGGCAGAACAGAGCAATGTGGCAACTGCAGCAAGCCTTAAAATCTTGGTCATAATTTTCTCATCAGATCTGGCCCAAATCAGGGTAATTTGAGACATGAAAATACAGGCTATTGAATTTAATTTGAGGAAATATTTATACTAaaataaaagtgtaaaaaaaagaCTTCCTTTAAAGAGTTACAAGTGGACACTcggaaaacagaaatgtaaaatgacAGCAAATCTTTAACCTGCCTGTTGTCTGAACTAGATCAAACAGATGGAAAAACTTCACAGTCCTCAAGTGCTCgttttttgaaaaaatgaagtatttatttGTACCTGCCATGTGCCAAGACCAAATGTGGTCAGAGGGACGAGGAGAAGGCCCCATTTCAGCAAGGCATCCTCTCCAgatgtgccagcagctgctgtagAACTTCGTGGTCTGCAGAACCTCAAACAAACATCTACAGAAAACCAGAATGAGGAACAGGAGTCAGAGAAGAGATGGAAATATTACATCTAGGTACTAGGGTGAAACAGGGCAGAAGCccagacaaatattttctcacCTTTAGTCTTCTGAACCAGACCAGAACCTCCCTTAGTTAGAGGACACCCAAAAAATGTTCTTCTGATCAAGCACTGTGATTCCTACATAGGATAAGAAAGATCCTTTGTAATGTTGCTGCTTTATAAAACTTCTGTTTAGTTGATATCAGTGGTTGCTGattatgtgaaatatttttgtatccAATGATTTAAGTCTCAAATGAGCAACTGCCTGTGAAACACTATGGGTTGGGCTATAATTGTAAATGAAATAAGATAAAATTTCCATTATAGAGCTGCCTGTAGCAGAGCAATGAACTTCCATCCACACCATCagcaaacacaacaacaacTTAATCTATTCTTGGcagaaacaagggcctacagGGGACAGGATCAGGGAGCTGAAACAGGGGACAGGATGAGGGGACACAATGAGAGGACACCGTGAGGGGACATGATCAGGAAATGAGAGAAAGGGACTGGATCAGGGGACAGGATAATGGGACATGATCAGGGGATTGGATGAGGATGAGGGGACAGGATCAGCAAACTGGATCAGGAAACTGGATCaagggacaggatgaggagACTGGATCAGGGGACAGAATGAGTGGATGTGATCAGGAGACAGGATCAGGGAACTGAAACAGGAGCGAGGATGAGGTGACATGatcaggaaaagagaaagggacGGGATGAGGGGACAGGATCGAAGGACAGGATCAGGGGACAGGATAATGGGACATGATGAGGGGACAGGATCAGGGAACAGGATAATGGGACATGATGAGGGGACAGGATCGAAGGACAGGATCAGGGGACAGGATCAAGGGACATGACGAGGGGATACGATCAGGGGACAGGATAATGGGACATGATGAGGGGACACGATCAGGGGACAGGATGAGGGGACGGGATGAGGGGACAGGATCGAAGGACAGGATCAGCGGCTTACCCgtcccggccccgctgccccgagcctcccccggccccgccgctccctcagcagcctgggCGCCGCTCGCAGCACCAGCGCGGCCAtggcagccccggcccggcccggcccggccccgcctgCCCGCGGCCCGGAACGGGAAACgcgcccgggcccggcccctcGCGATGGCGGCGCCGGgcccgggcggcggcgcggccgtgCCGGAGGTGCCCGAGGCGGAGCGGCTCTTCCTGAGGCAGCACCCGCTGCTcagccccgcggggccgggcaaGGTGCGGCCGAGTGAGCGCTGTGAGGGCTGGGGGGCACCGTGAGGGTCCTGAGGGGATGGGGCCGCCTCGCTGAGGGTCCGCGATGGAGGCACCGCGTGGTGCCCGGCGGGCTCGGCCCCGGTGAGCTCCTGCCCCGAGGTGTGTGTCCAGCGCTGGAAGGCCGGGGAGCGGAGCGCTGGTCTggcctgccctccccagccctgggatggaTGCAGGAAGGGTGATCAgacactggaaggggctgcccggGAGGTGGCGGAGTCCCCATGCCTGCAGAACGACTGGAGgcggcactgagtgccatggtGTGGTTGgcaaggtggggatcagtcaTAGGCTGGATTCGATGATCTCAGAAGTTCTTTCCAAACGAATGGATTCTGAGATTGAGTGGGATAAACCCCTGGGTTTCCTGACCGTTCATGTGTTTTTCAGGTGAGGTGCAGGCTGACAGGACACGAGCTGCCCTGTCGCCTGTCGGAGCTGCAGGCTTACACCAGCGGCAAGAAGTACCAGCGGCTCATAAAGGCAGCCAGAGAGTTCGACTATGGCACGTTTGAGCCCCACATTGTGCCCAGCACAAAGAATTTGTACGTATTGTCCCTCCTGCGTGTTGTGCTTTACACTTTGTTCAATCTCAGACAAAAAGTAGTTGGGCTTTACAAAGTTCTTAGGTCCTTATGGATTTGGGGAGACGGGGAAAAGCTTTATAAAGTGTTTATCAACTTTGAGCAACTTGCAGTGCTTGTAAGTGAAAAGTTCTGAAGTCACAGCACACTTTAACTCTCTTGTTGGCCCTTTCTCTGTCAGACATCAGCTGTTCTGCAAGCTCACCCTCAGACACATCAACAAGCTTCCAGAGCACGTCCTGCGTCACGTCCAAGGGAAGCGCTACCAGAAGGCCCTGAAAACGTGTAAGTAGCTTTTCTGCACCAGgcagcatttctttcctgagttGTTGAGCTTCCAGTTGATCCCTCTGAAGTGGGTGGGACAGCTTTGTTTAAATTGACAGCAGAGTGTTACTGTGTGTCCTCCTCAGCTAGGAAGGAAGGGCTCAGATGTAGGGAGCAATTGGCTTCTAGCAAGTACCTTGTAACATCTTTCCTTAAGAGGATCAGCTCTGAAACTCAGGGAGTGTGATTCCTGTGTCCAGCACAATCTGTGTTAACATCTTCCCTG includes these proteins:
- the RPL7A gene encoding 60S ribosomal protein L7a gives rise to the protein MPKGKKAKGKKVAPAPAVVKKQEAKKVVNPLFEKRPKNFGIGQDIQPKRDLTRFVKWPRYIRLQRQRSILYKRLKVPPAINQFTQALDRQTATQLLKLAHKYRPENKQEKKQRLLARAEQKAAGKGDAPTKRPPVLRAGINTVTTLVENKKAQLVVIAHDVDPIELVVFLPALCRKMGVPYCIIKGKARLGRLVHRKTCTSVAFTQVNPEDKGALAKLVEAVKTNYNDRYDEIRRHWGGNVLGPKSVARIAKLEKAKAKELATKLG
- the LOC119708943 gene encoding surfeit locus protein 1, with amino-acid sequence MAALVLRAAPRLLRERRGRGRLGAAGPGRESQCLIRRTFFGCPLTKGGSGLVQKTKDVCLRFCRPRSSTAAAGTSGEDALLKWGLLLVPLTTFGLGTWQVQRRKWKLDLIAQLASRIRADPIPLTLDPMELKELEYRPVRVRGRFDHSKELYILPRSLLDPEREAREAGRITSHPENGANVVTPFYCTELGVTILVNRGFVPRKKLKPETRLKGQIEDEIDLTGVVRLTEKRKPFVPENNIEKNRWHYRDLEAMAKVTGAEPIFIDADFRSTVPGGPIGGQTRVSLRNEHMQYIVTWYSLCAATSFLWYKKFIQKLPL